A window of the Dissulfuribacter thermophilus genome harbors these coding sequences:
- a CDS encoding RsmE family RNA methyltransferase, with protein sequence MRDRRFLVSTEAILGEGPIRLSEKEARHLAVVLRLGVKDTVELIDGKGHLLKGEIQEINAKKNLVLVKPVAPPIFQDDRLPIILFAGLLRSEKMDLVVQKASEMGIEKIIPVITQRSVARPGKEKTKRWEAVALQALKQCKGLMAPDISPPTAFEAIPEVVKDLKVSFATVLAPEPGLPSLLHCLIKKSTPYAIFVGPEGGFTEHELRFLTDVGFTPSSLAPRVLRAETACIASIGIAVNIAAMAKA encoded by the coding sequence GTGCGTGACAGAAGGTTTCTGGTCTCCACTGAGGCAATCTTAGGTGAAGGACCAATAAGGCTATCAGAAAAAGAGGCAAGACACCTCGCTGTTGTGTTGAGGTTGGGGGTAAAAGACACGGTTGAACTAATTGATGGAAAAGGCCATCTCCTAAAGGGCGAAATCCAGGAAATCAATGCAAAAAAGAATTTGGTATTAGTAAAGCCAGTTGCCCCACCCATATTCCAGGACGACAGACTCCCCATCATATTATTTGCGGGACTTTTGAGATCTGAAAAAATGGACCTCGTGGTTCAAAAGGCCTCCGAAATGGGAATAGAAAAGATCATCCCAGTTATCACTCAAAGGTCAGTGGCACGTCCTGGAAAAGAAAAGACAAAGAGGTGGGAGGCTGTTGCACTTCAAGCCCTAAAACAATGCAAAGGGCTCATGGCCCCAGATATTAGCCCCCCAACTGCCTTTGAAGCGATCCCAGAGGTTGTAAAAGATCTTAAAGTGAGCTTTGCTACAGTACTAGCCCCTGAGCCAGGACTTCCTTCACTGCTTCACTGCCTCATTAAAAAATCTACTCCCTACGCAATATTTGTGGGTCCTGAAGGAGGATTTACAGAACACGAGTTACGGTTTTTAACAGATGTAGGCTTCACTCCCTCTAGCCTCGCCCCAAGGGTCTTAAGGGCAGAGACTGCTTGTATTGCATCCATTGGAATAGCAGTGAATATTGCAGCAATGGCAAAGGCATGA